GTCTGTAAATGTTGATCAGGATGGAAAACTTTCTCTTCGTGGAAACGATAATGTGCGTGTTTTAATTGACGGAAGACCTTCGAATATTGACCCTGCTCAATTATTGAAACAAATTCCATCAACTTCTATCAAAAAAATTGAGTTAATCACCAATCCAAGTGCGAAATACAATCCTGAAGGAATGTCTGGAATCATCAATATTGTTTTGCACAAAAATGCTAACACAGGTTTCAACGGAAGCTATAGTGGCGGTATTACTTTTGGAGAAACTGCCAAATACAATCAATCATTAGATTTGAATTATAAAACTGGAAAAGTAAACTTCTTCGGAAATGTGGGTGAAAATTTTGGAACTTATTTTAACAATGGCCGAATTGCAAGATTAGATCAGGATGTTAACCAAAAATTAAAAATCTCTAATGACAATGACAATTATTTGTATAAAGTTGGTATGGATTATTTAATCGATGATCATAATACTTTATCTTTTTATACAAATCAAAATAAATCTACCGGAACCGGAATTGTATTAACAGATATTGATTATAATAACGGTGATCCGGATATTAAAAACATCTATCAAAAAGCAAGATATCAAGGACCTAATCAAACTGGTACTTATAATTTAGCTTACAAACACATCTTTAAAAAAGAAGGTCATACTTTAGATTTTGAAGCAAACTATAGTGATACTAAAGAAACTCAAGATGCAAGTTTTGATACTAAAACAACAAGCCCTAATAACACTTCTAAAGACATTGTTTACAATGACGCTACAGGCGAGAACAGAAAACTAGGTACTTTCAACGTTGATTATGTAAACCCGTTAAACGAAAAAACTACTCTTGAAGCTGGTGCTGAAGCCAGAATTACAAGAACGGATAACGATTACCATACAGCTAATCCTGCGGTTACTGATCCTATAGATCAAACTTCTATCTATACATATGATACCGATATTTACTCTGCTTATGTAACTTTTGGTCAGAAATTCAAAAAATTCAGCTACCAGATAGGAACTCGTTTTGAAAGCTATCAGGTTAAGTCTAATCTTAATTATGGTTATAAAACTTTTAATGATGATTATATCACTTTGTATCCATCAGCATATTTTACTTATAATTTAAATGAGAAAAATGTATTGCAATTAAGCTATAGCCGTCGTGTTGACCGCCCAAGTTTAGAGCAGACAAAACCAATTCGTGAATTTTCTACTCCGCTGGTAACGTCTTACGGAAATCAGAATTTAAGACCTCAATTCACCAATTCGGTTGAAGTAAATTACACTAGAACTCTTGAAAAAGGAAGTATAACTACAGGAGTTTTTGTAAGAAGAATCAATGATCAAATAAGCAGAACTTTAAGTCCTGATCCAAATGACGATTCAGGATATAAACAAGTTTTAGGTTTTGCAAATTATGACAATAGTAGCTCTTATGGTTTTGAAGCTTCGTTAAATTATAAGCTTACAAAATGGTGGGATATCCAACCATCGATTGACTTTTCAAGTATAAAACAACACGGTGTTGTATTTGAATTTGATCCAAAAACAGGTAAAAGTTCACCGCTTGAACGCACTGTAACAACATCGGCATTTAATGCTCGTATGAACTCAAACTTCAAGCCTACAAAACGTTTAAGCTTTTTATTATTTGGTTTTTACAGAGGTCCGGTTGAAGAAATTCAACAACACAGAAAAGAAATGTACAAAATGGACATTGGTTCACGTTATACATTGTTAGACAATAAAATGAATATAAGTGTACGTTTTAACGACGTTTTCAACACAATGAAATATGCTTTTGACGGTGTTTATCCTTATCCTCAGGAAGGGCAATTTACATGGGAAAGTCAAACGGTTTATTTAGGATTGACTTATAACTTTGGAGGTGCAAAAATCAAAAACCTTCAACGTAAACAAAGAGAAGATAACACTAATAAAGGTGGTGGCGGAATGTTTTAATCCCTCTTTTATTAGTAGATTTTAATAGTTCTTGTAGAAAAGAAAAGCCTGGAGTATGCCAACTCCAGGCTTTTTTATGTAAATGCTTTTATAAAAAATTCTTTAATTCTTTTACTTCTTCCGGATTTGCAGTTTCTGTATTATCTGTAATCGCCGATGAATGATAAAAAGTAGGTTCCAGTTTATCCTGTAATAATTTAATATTCGAAGATCGTAAACCTCCGCCAGGCATTATTTCTATTTTATCTTTGGACCATTTTTGAATTTTCTCTAAAGTAAAAATTCCTTCTTCGACATTGATTCCTTGTCCTGATGTCAAAATAGTATTAAAACCACATTCAATTACATCTTTAAGAGATTCTTTGACATCTTTTACAACATCAAAAGCACGATGAAAAGTACAGGAAAGCGGACTTGCTAAATTGACTAATTCTTTGTTGCGTTTTTTATGAACACTTCCATCTGCTTTTAAAATTCCGAAAACAAAACCATCAACTCCCAATTTCTTAAATTGCTTGATATCTTGTTTCATTTCGACAAACTCCTCATCACTATAAACAAAATCTCCACCACGAGGTCTTATGATTACATGCATTTTTATGGATACATTCTCCCTCACTTTTAAGGCTAAAATATAGTTAGGAGTTGTTCCGCCAAGCTTCATATTATCACAAAGTTCAATTCGATCAGCTCCATTTTCTTGTGCAATTATGGCTGATTCGTAATTAAAACACGCTATTTCCAGTTGATTTTTTTTCATTTTAATCTAATTTAAAAAAGTATTCTTCGTCCTCACCTATTGTATAGACAATTTAATCGCAATCTACTGTCATCCTGAGCGGAGTCGAAGGCGTGCCAATTGGAACGCGGCCTTCGACTCCGCTCAGCCTGACAACCCCTTCGCTCTGACAGACAATATTGTCTACAGAACATTAATTGAGAGCAAAGTCGAAGGCTAATTTACTACTAAATCTTCTTTTTATTAAAATTTTTAAAATGAGTTTCATTCAAACATTCAGAAAGTTTTTTCAAATCATCCCAATTATCATTTATAATAGCTTCTTTCTTTTTCCTACTCCAACCTTTTACTTGTTTCTCGAATGAAATAGCTTGAATTACATCATTAAATTCAGTACAAAAAACTAATTCTAATGCTCTTTTATCATAAGTGTAACTTTCTTTATTTGAACCAAAACTATGTTCATTGAACCTTCTATCTACGTCATTTGTTATTCCAGTATAATAACTATTATCAGAACATTTTAATATATAAACATAATATCTTTTCATTTTTTACTTTATTTAAAAATATTTTAAAAGTAAGAAAAATATTTCATTAAATTTTCCCGATGATCTCAACGTATGTCATCCTGAGCGAAGTCGAAGGCGCGCCAATTGGAACATGGGCTTCGACTCCGCTCAGCCTGACAATTATCTCACACAATAAAGCAACGACTTCGCTTAACTTGAAAAATGAGTATAAAAAAACCTGCTCTAAAAAGAGCAGGTTTTTAAAATATGATATAAGAACACTTAAATTACCATTTGATAATCGCACTTGCCCAGGTAAATCCACTACCAAAAGCAGCCAAAACAACTGTATCTCCTGATTTGATTTTTCCTTGTTCCCAAGCTTCTGTCAATGCAATTGGAATAGATGCTGCAGTTGTGTTTCCGTATTTCTGAATATTATTATGAACCTGATCGTCGCTCAATTTGAATTTATTCTGAATGAATTGCGAGATTCTCAAATTTGCCTGATGCGGAATCAACATATCAATATCTGAAACTTGTAAACCATTTGCTTCCAAACCTTCATTGATTACTTCAGCAAAACGAACTACTGCATTTTTAAACACAAATTGTCCGTTCATATAAGGATAATAACTTTCATCATTCGGGTCATTATCTGCTAAGATATCCGTTACCCAACGCGCTCCCATTCCTGGTGCCTGCAAAGCTAACTCTTCAGCATGTTGTCCTTCAGAGTGTAAATGTGTCGATAAAATACCTTTTGTCAAATCTTCTTCACGGCTTAAAACTGCCGCTCCTGCTCCATCTCCAAAAATTACCGAAACTCCACGTCCGCGAGTTGTCATGTCCAATCCTGTTGAATGCACTTCTGAACCAATAACCAATATGTTTTTATACATTCCGGTTTTAATGTATTGATCCGCTACAGAAATCGCATAAACAAAACCAGAACATTGATTTCTAACATCTAATGCTCCTACAGTTCTTAATCCTAAATCACGTTGTACTAAAACTCCAGGTCCTGGAAAATAGTAATCAGGACTTAATGTAGCAAAAACTACAAAATCAATATCTTCTTTGGCAACGCCAGAACGTTCTATAGCAATTT
This genomic window from Flavobacterium sp. 9 contains:
- a CDS encoding GIY-YIG nuclease family protein, translating into MKRYYVYILKCSDNSYYTGITNDVDRRFNEHSFGSNKESYTYDKRALELVFCTEFNDVIQAISFEKQVKGWSRKKKEAIINDNWDDLKKLSECLNETHFKNFNKKKI
- a CDS encoding 3-oxoacyl-ACP synthase III family protein, encoding MYHSKIAGLGYYVPSNVVTNDDLSKIIDTNDEWIQERTGIQERRHIIRGEDTTTTMGVKAAKIAIERSGVAKEDIDFVVFATLSPDYYFPGPGVLVQRDLGLRTVGALDVRNQCSGFVYAISVADQYIKTGMYKNILVIGSEVHSTGLDMTTRGRGVSVIFGDGAGAAVLSREEDLTKGILSTHLHSEGQHAEELALQAPGMGARWVTDILADNDPNDESYYPYMNGQFVFKNAVVRFAEVINEGLEANGLQVSDIDMLIPHQANLRISQFIQNKFKLSDDQVHNNIQKYGNTTAASIPIALTEAWEQGKIKSGDTVVLAAFGSGFTWASAIIKW
- a CDS encoding TonB-dependent receptor domain-containing protein yields the protein MKLKFLLFALLGVFATAQAQNAGVVSGKITEKSNNAPISYATVSIKDNGKVVSGVNTDDNGDFSIKNLALKNYTIEIQYIGFRKYIGSVILSDNKKTATVNASLEEEATQLKGVNIVAERSTIEQKIDRKVITVGKDLTTAGASASDIMSNIPSVNVDQDGKLSLRGNDNVRVLIDGRPSNIDPAQLLKQIPSTSIKKIELITNPSAKYNPEGMSGIINIVLHKNANTGFNGSYSGGITFGETAKYNQSLDLNYKTGKVNFFGNVGENFGTYFNNGRIARLDQDVNQKLKISNDNDNYLYKVGMDYLIDDHNTLSFYTNQNKSTGTGIVLTDIDYNNGDPDIKNIYQKARYQGPNQTGTYNLAYKHIFKKEGHTLDFEANYSDTKETQDASFDTKTTSPNNTSKDIVYNDATGENRKLGTFNVDYVNPLNEKTTLEAGAEARITRTDNDYHTANPAVTDPIDQTSIYTYDTDIYSAYVTFGQKFKKFSYQIGTRFESYQVKSNLNYGYKTFNDDYITLYPSAYFTYNLNEKNVLQLSYSRRVDRPSLEQTKPIREFSTPLVTSYGNQNLRPQFTNSVEVNYTRTLEKGSITTGVFVRRINDQISRTLSPDPNDDSGYKQVLGFANYDNSSSYGFEASLNYKLTKWWDIQPSIDFSSIKQHGVVFEFDPKTGKSSPLERTVTTSAFNARMNSNFKPTKRLSFLLFGFYRGPVEEIQQHRKEMYKMDIGSRYTLLDNKMNISVRFNDVFNTMKYAFDGVYPYPQEGQFTWESQTVYLGLTYNFGGAKIKNLQRKQREDNTNKGGGGMF
- a CDS encoding copper homeostasis protein CutC, translating into MKKNQLEIACFNYESAIIAQENGADRIELCDNMKLGGTTPNYILALKVRENVSIKMHVIIRPRGGDFVYSDEEFVEMKQDIKQFKKLGVDGFVFGILKADGSVHKKRNKELVNLASPLSCTFHRAFDVVKDVKESLKDVIECGFNTILTSGQGINVEEGIFTLEKIQKWSKDKIEIMPGGGLRSSNIKLLQDKLEPTFYHSSAITDNTETANPEEVKELKNFL